A genomic region of Colletotrichum destructivum chromosome 5, complete sequence contains the following coding sequences:
- a CDS encoding Putative large-conductance mechanosensitive channel/anditomin synthesis protein L produces the protein MPSLPFADRMSSAANMRGNSDVDEGESLLGRGRDKARRFWDGFIDFALQGNILEIAFGLIIAAAFTTLVNSFVQNIIMPPISVIFPLNRNMEQKFAVLRGGPNYNHDNKYTTLERAKDDGAVVLAYGSFLNQLVSFLCVGISLYGLAHVFQFFSPEPIIKHTVKCKYCRKRISNKAQRCVNCTSWQDGREDRAHR, from the exons atgccctccctccctttcgCAGACCGCATGTCCTCCGCGGCCAACATGCGAGGCAAcagcgacgtcgacgagggagagtcgcttctcggccgaggccgggacAAGGCACGCCGCTTCTGGGACGGCTTCATCGATTTCGCTTTGCAAGGCAACATCCTTGAGATCGCCTTTGGTCTGAT tatcgccgccgccttcaccaCCCTCGTCAACAGCTTCGTGCAGAACATCATCATGCCCCCCATATCCGTCATCTTCCCGCTCAACCGCAACATGGAGCAGAAGTTCGCCGTCCTTCGAGGTGGGCCCAACTACAACCACGATAATAAGTATACGACCCTCGAGCGCGCCAaggacgatggcgccgtcgtACTCGCCTATGG CTCTTTTCTTAACCAACTCGTCTCCTTCCTCTGCGTCGGCATCTCCCTCTACGGCCTGGCCCACGTCTTCCAGTTCTTCTCCCCAGAACCGATTATTAAGCATACTGTTAAGTGCAAGTACTGCCGCAAGCGAATTAGCAATAAG GCGCAACGCTGCGTCAACTGTACCAGCTGGCAAGATGGCCGCGAGGACCGGGCTCACCGTTAG
- a CDS encoding Putative aminotransferase, class-II, pyridoxal-phosphate binding, aminotransferase, class I/classII yields the protein MSPFNLENCARPNILALEPYRCARDDYKDDGTNVLLDANENAYGPSLQPDFEAGNLGIDFLGLNRYPDPHQPELKQLLCDLRNTHTHTAKNLKPENLFVGVGSDEAIDALLRCFCAPGKDRILTCPPTYGMYSVSAQINDISIVKVPLKPAPEFGMDTDTILDTLSREGDTIKLVYLCTPGNPTGSALAKEDVRRVLEHPTWNGVVVLDEAYIDFAPEGSSQAEWVLEWPNLVVMQTLSKAFGMAGIRLGAAFTSPPIARLLNAIKAPYNISTPTSALAQYAVSDKGLAVMRANRARILAQRDRIIAELPKIPGVGRLRGGTESNFLLYEMLDAAGRPDNVTALAVYERLAENKGVVVRFRGKEHGCLGCLRITVGTEDEVTRFLASIEKVLSEVRGAGRQPDEEKKEAAASGVVA from the exons ATGTCGCCCTTTAACCTTGAAAATTGTGCACGCCCGAACATTTTGGCCCTTGAGCCTTATCGTTGTGCAAGAGA CGACTACAAGGATGACGGGACCAATGTTCTTCTCGACGCCAACGAGAACGCCTACGGCCCGTCCCTGCAGCCCGACTTCGAGGCTGGCAATCTGGGCATCGACTTCCTCGGGCTGAACCGCTACCCGGACCCGCACCAGCCAGAGCTCAAGCAGCTACTCTGCGACCTGCGCaacacgcacacgcacacggCCAAGAACCTGAAGCCCGAGAacctcttcgtcggcgtcggcagcgacgaggccatcgatGCCCTGCTGCGGTGCTTCTGCGCCCCTGGCAAGGACCGCATTCTCACCTGCCCGCCGACGTACGGCATGTACTCGGTCTCAGCGCAGATCAACGACATCAGCATCGTCAAGGTGCCACTGAAGCCCGCTCCCGAGTTCGGCATGGACACGGACACCATCCTCGACACGCTGAGCCGTGAGGGCGACACGATCAAGCTCGTCTACCTCTGCACGCCAGGCAACCCGACGGGCTCggcgctggccaaggaggacgtCCGCAGGGTCCTCGAGCACCCGACGTGGAACGGCGTCGtggtcctcgacgaggcctaCATCGACTTCGCGCCCGAGGGCAGCTCGCAGGCTGAGTGGGTGCTCGAGTGGCCCAACCTCGTCGTGATGCAGACGCTGTCCAAGGCGTTTGGCATGGCGGGCatccgcctcggcgccgccttcacctcgccgcccatcGCGCGTCTCCTAAACGCCATCAAGGCACCGTACAAcatctcgacgccgacgagcgcgCTCGCGCAGTACGCCGTGTCCGACAAGGGCTTGGCTGTCATGCGGGCCAACCGGGCTAGGATCCTGGCGCAGCGGGAccgcatcatcgccgagctgcccAAGATCCCCGGCGTCGGCAGGCTGCGGGGCGGCACAGAGAGCAACTTTCTGCTGTACGAAATGCTGGACGCCGCGGGGAGACCGGACAATGTCACAGCGCTGGCTGTATACGAGCGGCTGGCAGAGaacaagggcgtcgtcgtccggtTCCGCGGCAAGGAGCACGGCTGCCTGGGGTGCCTGAGGATTACGGTCGGCACCGAAGACGAAGTCACACGGTTCCTGGCCTCGATTGAGAAGGTTCTGAGCGAGGtccgcggcgccgggcggcagccggacgaggagaagaaggaggcggcaGCAAGCGGCGTGGTCGCTTAG
- a CDS encoding Putative glycoside hydrolase, family 76, six-hairpin glycosidase superfamily, whose translation MMAFVKLALVASVAVTAASAFTAPITLDVANPDSVKAVASSLAFGAMSYYTGNVSSDPKMVGDLPEPYYWWQAGALWGIMMDYFHYTGDPTYNDVVTQALTATVNTGPNFDYMPPEHASEEGNDDLGFWGFAVMAAAERDFPQANASIPSWLTMGRNIFNSLATRWNTTHCGGGLLWQIYESNPNGLNYKNSVSNGGFFQLGARLAAATGDAAYVAWANHVWDWSVNVGFIDKDLKVYDGADARDNCSKTNYLSFTYSTGIYLYGAAVMANYTGQELWRERTRKMLETTRSSFFSPAENSTNIMYEPACETVNTCNTDMKTFKGYLSRFLWQSAVAMPELLPQVKEILVPSALAAAHVCEATETNVTCGQKWYVGGSDGSLGLGQTMSALEIVQGLIVSH comes from the exons ATGATGGCGTTCGTCAAGCTTGCTCTTGTTGCCTCCGTGGCCGTAACTGCAGCGTCTGCTTTCACTGCGCCCATCACACTTGATGTGGCCAACCCAG ACTCCGTCAAGGCAGTTGCTAGTAGTCTTGCCTTTGGTGCCATGTCATATTACACTGGCAATGTTTCCAGCGACCCAAAG ATGGTTGGTGACTTGCCGGAGCCATACTACTGGTGGCAAGCCGGCGCCCTCTGGGGAATTATGATGGATTACTTCCACTACACTGGCGACCCGACATACAACGACGTGGTCACGCAAGCCCTCACCGCCACTGTTAACACAGGCCCGAACTTCGACTACATGCCGCCGGAGCACGCGTCCGAGGAGGGCAATGACGACCTCGGCTTCTGGGGCTTCGCTGTCATGGCCGCTGCCGAGCGGGACTTCCCCCAAGCCAACGCCAGCATCCCCTCCTGGCTCACCATGGGCCGCAACATCTTCAACTCGCTCGCCACGCGCTGGAACACGACGcactgcggcggcggtctcctGTGGCAGATCTACGAGAGCAACCCCAACGGTCTCAACTACAAGAACTCGGTCAGCAacggcggcttcttccagctcggcgccaggctggccgccgccacgggcGACGCCGCCTACGTCGCCTGGGCCAACCACGTCTGGGACTGGTCCGTCAACGTGGGCTTCATCGACAAAGACCTCAAGGTATACGACGGTGCCGACGCCCGCGACAACTGCAGCAAGACGAACTACCTGTCCTTCACCTACTCGACTGGCATCTACCTctacggcgccgccgtcatggccAACTACACGGGGCAAGAGCTCTGGAGGGAGCGCACCAGGAAGATGCTGGAGACGACGCGTTCGAGCTTTTTCTCCCCCGCTGAGAACAGCACAAACATCATGTACGAGCCCGCCTGTGAGACGGTCAACACCTGCAACACGGACATGAAGACTTTCAAAGGGTACCTGTCTCGCTTCCTCTGGCAgtcggccgtcgccatgcCCGAGCTCCTCCCACAGGTCAAGGAGATTCTGGTGCCATCCGCCCTTGCCGCTGCCCACGTGTGTGAGGCCACGGAGACGAATGTCACATGCGGCCAGAAGTGGTACGTAGGCGGCAGTGACGGcagccttggcctcggccagacCATGAGCGCCCTTGAGATCGTCCAGGGTCTCATTGTCAGTCACTAG
- a CDS encoding uncharacterized protein (Putative membrane protein SUR7/Rim9-like, fungi): MHFTVIVPLVLSIVAFVLSFLALFAGHKVGFMEDYDVVRLNMSTLGYNLVPTATEEADPASTTDGFLDRFVDGVSDRVSDIINDIGNDVADRLADELGVSEWYSLHLMDVCQGDFAPNVTAPNAWLNVTNCTQPSPGPNVNLTRMLDQELSIGPLRLSLADLNWPDTIEDTLDKVNKFLLAIWVLYVLGIAFSGLAVLGSLAAFFLGFKKRTTVTNFVFAILAALVLFAGSLITTIGAKEGAKQITDIGDDIGISAEAGQKFMIISWVAFAVMFAAAVYWVTQFCVERRSTHRRGFSEKRRHQKGSF, translated from the exons ATGCATTTCACCGTGATAGTACCACTGGTGCTGTCCATAGTGGCCTTCGTCCTCTCCTTCCTGgccctcttcgccggccaCAAGGTGGGCTTCATGGAGGATtacgacgtcgtccgcctcAACATGTCGACCTTGGGCTACAACCTGGTCCCCACCGCCACCGAAGAAGCCGACCCGGCCTCGACCACGGACGGCTTCCTCGAtaggttcgtcgacggcgtcagcgaCCGCGTGTCTGATATCATCAACGACATCGGCAACGACGTCGCTgaccgcctcgccgacgagctgggcGTCTCTGAGTGGTACTCGCTGCACCTCATGGACGTATGCCAGGGCGATTTCGCCCCCAACGTGACGGCGCCCAACGCCTGGCTGAACGTCACCAACTGCACTCAGCCGTCTCCTGGTC CCAACGTCAACCTCACCAGGATGCTGGACCAGGAGCTCTCAATCGGCCCCCTGCGCCTGAGCCTCGCCGACCTCAACTGGCCCGACACCATCGAGGACACCCTGGACAAGGTCAACAagttcctcctcgccatctgGGTCCTCTACGTCTTGGGCATCGCTTTCTCCGGCCTCGCTGTTCTCGGCTCCCTtgcggccttcttcctcggcttcaAGAAGCGCACGACGGTGACCAacttcgtcttcgccatcctggccgccctcgtcctaTTTGCTGGCAGTCTCATCACGACCATCGGCGCTAAGGAGGGCGCCAAGCAGATCACAGACATTGGCGACGACATTGGCATCTCGGCCGAAGCCGGACAAAAGTTTATGATCATTTCGTGGGTCGCATTCGCCGTCATGTTCGCAGCCGCCGTCTACTGGGTCACGCAGTTCTGCGTCGAGAGGCGATCGACCCACAGGCGTGGTTTCAGCGAGAAACGTCGCCACCAGAAGGGCAGCTTTTAA
- a CDS encoding Putative GDSL lipase/esterase, SGNH hydrolase superfamily, which yields MLFLSIATLASVAAASQCGLKKLENLVTFGDSYTDEGRLSYFINNNGSAPPPGTLLLPSNSTASGGYAWGRFVANSTGANYYNYAVSGATCSNEIISRDFAAIRQPFPSVLEYEIPAYKADTAFEALYPNRAANNTVYALWIGTNDLGYGAFLTDSNTAGTTLSSYVGCVWEVFDNVYSTGGRHFVLLNIAPLEQSPLYAATELGGMGDSQFWPNKTEYNTTEYQYKMLEYSTSVNTMFDYGAPFHLLVKKRWPGASFSVFDVHSLLRDIHAEPSKYLSSPANVTGVYRVCDPVTRVCVDSSEAKSSFLWYDELHPSERAEEIVAQHFIDVVYGNSTYGTTYAS from the exons ATGCTATTCTTGTCCATCGCAACCCTGGCCtccgtggcggcggcctcccaGTGCGgcctcaagaagctcgagaacCTGGTGACGTTCGGCGACAGCTACACCGACGAAGGCCGCCTCAGCTacttcatcaacaacaacggctCCGCTCCGCCCCCGGGCACGCTGCTCCTGCCGAGCAATTCCACCGCGAGCGGCGGCTACGCCTGGGGCCGGTTCGTCGCTAACTCGACGGGTGCCAACTATTACAACTACGCCGTCAGCGGCGCCACCTGTTCCAATGAGATCATCTCCCGcgacttcgccgccatccgccaGCCGTTCCCGTCGGTCCTGGAATACGAGATCCCGGCGTACAAGGCTGACACAGCGTTCGAGGCGCTCTACCCGAACAGGGCGGCCAATAACACGGTGTACGCGCTCTGGATCGGCACTAACGACCTGGGATACGGTGCCTTTCTCACCGACTCCAACACAGCAGGAACGACCCTTTCCAGCTACGTGGGCTGCGTCTGGGAGGTGTTCGACAACGTCTACTCGACGGGTGGGCGGCACTTTGTCCTCCTCAACATTGCGCCGCTGGAGCAGTCACCCCTCTACGCCGCCACTgagctcggcggcatggGAGACAGCCAGTTCTGGCCCAACAAGACGGAGTACAACACGACCGAGTACCAGTATAAGATGCTCGAGTACAGCACCAGCGTCAACACCATGTTCGATTACGGCGCGCCGTTTCACCTTTTGGTCAAGAAGCGCTGGCCGGGAGCGAGCTTCTCCGTCTTTGACGTCCACAGCCTGCTGCGCGACATCCACGCCGAGCCGTCAAAATacttgtcgtcgccggcaaACGTGACGGGGGTCTACCGGGTATGTGACCCGGTGACGAGAGTGTGCGTGGACTCGTCGGAGGCCAAGTCGAGCTTCCTGTGGTACGACGAGTTGCATCCTTCCGAGCGTGCAG AGGAGATTGTGGCCCAGCATTTTATCGACGTTGTGTACGGCAACTCGACGTACGGCACGACCTACGCGTCCTAA
- a CDS encoding Putative AAA+ ATPase domain, ABC transporter type 1, transmembrane domain-containing protein gives MATSSSIGCSPTADDAFGPIVQNCRHGFDFTLTFEQCLFTILPALLLLLAAPLRLRHLAKLPRAVSGTALRLAKQAAIGVLAVLQLALVALWATHREAGRLRTVSIVASCASFAAAVMFGGLSSIEHAKSLKPSSILNIYMLVSLVLDGAILRTVWLSHLSVTISAVFSTSFALKAVIVILEAWGKTSYLAGGRGSYSPEETSGIYSRGLFWWLTPLLLTGFRRLLKPLDLFVLDGSMSTAVLDERFWRDWNKASSFSAAVQPDASPRPKRHRLIRTCVSTLKWQLLAVILPRIFLLGFTICQPLILNRFLDFLQNTPEDVNYGYGLIGAYGFVYLGISVSSSFYWHKAFRSLAMLRGILVTAVYSKTTELRVAPGDNSAAVTLMSTDVDVIIRAWREVHEFWANTIQIALATWLLSTHLGYAASGPIVVSVVALIATVFFAPAAQKYQVIWVEKVQRRIGITSAMVGHIKSIKMSGLTQMLSKTLADLRIDEMKAATPFRVIGAITSAVAQVPLMLAPVVAFAMYTAIAAKTGQTLDATKLFAALSLIILLANPLFWMFEVVLDMSAALACFQRIETYLTEPPQVEYRSFPSDLQPGTQSTGSYRSSEDIQLQTLENRGEHALERNPSTRPALSVQEASLSWKDEAYSILSGLNFDIQKGQLVMLVGPVASGKSTLLKGLLGELPHVTGTVALSSTRVSWCEQSPWLINETVRKNIICFSEFDLHLYRQVLKACDLEKDLAQLPEEDLTIIGSKGIVLSGGQKQRVALARAIYSRPEIALFDDIFSGLDNHTARTVFQRIFSADEGMLRAWGTSIVLATQSVSFLSRADMIVTLGDGKIAEMGSFEKCRNADGYVGNLVASGPLSRDEDKAQQEKTDNDTTSQVLPESRAKAVEEQEDKRRQLGDWSVYGYYFGSVGTVLVAIMIFLQVTWAFFSTFPTIWLKFWTDANVKSPGRHDAYYLGIYAALQIGGVFSFAVLIWFVLVPVAAKSGINLHQRLLKAVVHAPLSLFTSTDIGSITTRFSQDIGLIDRSLPLALVISLASFFTCIGKAFLIVSVSWYIVISFPVLILVFYYIQRAYLRTSRQLRLLDLEEKAPIYTHFLETLSGLPTLRAHALTHATITRSHALIDRSQRPFYILLLTQQWLTLVLDLATAALAVLVVGVAVHLRATASIGLTGVSLVQLISFTETLKMLIQFWTSLETSIGAVARIKNFSEETADEVEDNRLTRHDRALETDLKSGWPDRGAIEICDVSASYDATGPGEDGKTAATRALDGISISIRPGEKIGVVGRTGSGKSSLLLALMRLLPLSSGTISIDGRPIDSLPLLPLRSALIAITQDQFILPGTVRQNLDPLGTASAAGDAAVESALARLGLWDTIRDNGGLDAEFAEEALSHGQRQLFFFARAILRRHVGRVVLLDEATSSIDAHTEKMVRDLVREEFNDHTVIAIAHRLDTVADFDRVVVLDKGRVVEVGNPQDLLLQADGRFRELWDASRQHGRHDDA, from the exons ATGGCTACCTCATCCTCCATCGGATGCTCCCCAactgccgacgacgccttcgGCCCCATCGTCCAGAACTGCCGTCACGGTTTCGACTTCACCCTGACATTTGAACAATGTCTTTTCACAATCTTGCCGGCGTTGCTCCTACTGCTCGCCGCAcctctccgcctccgccacctcgCCAAACTTCCTCGTGCCGTATCCGGCACCGCCCTCCGCCTCGCCAAACAGGCCGCCATCGGTGTTCTTGCCGTACTGCAGCTCGCCCTTGTCGCGCTGTGGGCAACCCACCGAGAAGCGGGCCGCCTACGCACCGTCTCCATCGTAGCTTCCTGCGCGTCCTTTGCCGCCGCAGTCATGTTTGGTGGTCTCTCATCTATAGAACACGCGAAGAGCCTTAAGCCTTCGTCCATTTTGAATATATATATGCTCGTGTCCCTGGTGCTGGATGGAGCAATCCTCCGCACCGTATGGCTGTCGCACTTAAGCGTCACCATTagcgccgtcttctccacgTCTTTCGCGTTGAAGGCGGTCATCGTGATCCTCGAGGCCTGGGGGAAGACGTCGTACCTCGCCGGCGGTCGTGGGTCGTACAGCCCCGAGGAGACTAGTGGCATCTACAGCCGCGGTCTCTTCTGGTGGCTTACGCCCTTGCTGCTGACAGGGTTTCGTCGTCTCCTGAAGCCGTTGGACCTGTTCGTCTTGGATGGGTCCATGTCGACTGCCGTGCTGGACGAGAGATTCTGGCGTGACTGGAACaaggcgtcgtcgttctcggccgccgtccagcCGGACGCATCACCTCGTCCGAAGCGTCACCGGCTCATCAGGACCTGCGTCAGTACGCTGAAGTGGCAGTTGCTGGCAGTCATCCTGCCGAGGATATTTCTGTTGGGCTTCACCATCTGCCAGCCCCTGATCTTGAATCGATTCCTCGACTTCCTACAGAACACTCCCGAGGATGTCAACTACGGTTATGGCCTCATTGGCGCCTACGGCTTCGTATACCTCGGCATCTCCGTCTCATCCAGCTTTTACTGGCACAAGGCTTTCCGATCCTTGGCCATGCTCAGAGGCATCCTGGTTACTGCCGTCTACTCCAAGACGACCGAGTTGCGCGTCGCACCCGGAGACAATTCTGCCGCGGTGACTCTGATGTCGACCGAT GTCGATGTCATCATCCGTGCCTGGCGCGAAGTCCACGAGTTCTGGGCCAACACCATTCAAATTGCCCTCGCAACATGGCTTCTCAGCACACATCTCGGCTACGCAGCCTCCGGTCCCATCGTGGTCTCCGTCGTTGCTTTGATCgccaccgtcttcttcgctcCTGCCGCCCAGAAATACCAAGTCATCTGGGTTGAGAAAGTTCAGAGGCGCATCG GCATCACCTCAGCCATGGTTGGCCACATCAAAAGCATCAAGATGTCAGGACTGACGCAAATGCTTTCAAAGACCCTGGCAGACCTCAGAATCGACGAGATGAAGGCGGCAACCCCCTTCCGCGTCATCGGTGCCATCACCTCGGCTGTCGCGCAGGTGCCCCTGATGCTTGCTCCGGTGGTCGCCTTCGCCATGTACACGGCCATCGCGGCCAAAACTGGTCAGACTCTTGATGCCACCAAGCTGTTTGCTGCTCTTTCTTTGATCATTCTGCTCGCGAATCCCCTTTTTTGGATGTTTGAGGTTGTCTTGGACATGAGCGCTGCCCTTGCGTGCTTCCAACGTATCGAGACGTATCTGACCGAGCCGCCTCAGGTTGAGTATCGGTCATTCCCTTCTGACCTACAACCTGGAACGCAGTCCACGGGATCATACAGGTCTTCCGAAGACATCCAACTACAAACTCTTGAGAACAGAGGAGAGCATGCTTTGGAAAGGAACCCGAGCACAAGGCCTGCTCTTAGTGTACAGGAAGCGTCTCTGAGCTGGAAGGATGAAGCTTACTCCATTCTGAGTGGTCTAAATTTCGACATACAGAAGGGTCAGCTGGTGATGCTCGTAGGGCCTGTTGCATCTGGCAAAAGCACTCTCCTGAaaggcctccttggcgaacTACCTCACGTCACAGGGACGGTTGCCCTTTCCAGCACCCGTGTTTCCTGGTGCGAGCAAAGCCCATGGCTGATC AACGAGACAGTTCGTAAGAACATCATCTGCTTCTCCGAGTTCGATCTACACCTCTATCGACAGGTTCTGAAGGCCTgcgacctcgagaaggaTCTCGCCCAGCTCCCAGAGGAGGACCTAACAATTATCGGCAGCAAGGGTATCGTCTTGAGTGGAGGTCAAAAGCAGCGTGTC GCCCTTGCCAGGGCTATTTATTCTCGGCCAGAGATCGCCTTGTTTGATGACATATTCAGTGGATTGGATAATCACACTGCCAGAACCGTGTTCCAGCGCATCTTCAGTGCCGATGAAGGCATGCTCAGGGCTTGGGGAACTTCAATTGTCCTTGCCACTCAGTCCG TGAGCTTTCTGTCCCGGGCAGACATGATCGTCACTCTCGGAGACGGCAAGATCGCAGAGATGGGAAGTTTCGAAAAGTGTCGAAACGCAGATGGCTATGTCGGCAATCTCGTTGCGTCGGGACCCCTCAGCCGAGATGAAGACAAGGCGCAACAAGAGAAGACCGACAATGACACAACGTCTCAAGTGCTACCAGAGAGTAGGGCcaaggcggtcgaggagcaAGAAGAcaagcggcggcagctgggTGACTGGAGCGTCTACGGCTACTACTTTGGCAGTGTCGGgaccgtcctcgtcgccatcatgaTATTCCTCCAAGTGACCTGGGCCTTCTTCTCAACATTTCCGA CTATTTGGCTAAAGTTCTGGACGGACGCCAACGTCAAGTCCCCAGGACGACACGATGCCTACTATCTCGGCATCTACGCGGCTCTTCAAATCGGAGGTGTATTTAGCTTTGCAGTACTCATCTG GTTCGTACTCGTCCCAGTGGCAGCGAAATCTGGAATCAACCTACACCAGAGACTTCTCAAAGCCGTCGTGCA tgctcctctctcccttttcaCAAGCACAGATATCGGCTCCATCACAACCCG ATTTTCGCAGGATATCGGCCTGATCGACCGAAGCCTACCCCTGGCACTGGTGATTTCTCTTGCAA GCTTCTTCACTTGCATTGGCAAGGCCTTCCTCATAGTCTCGGTCTCGTGGTACATCGTCATCAGCTTCCCCGTTCTTATTCTCGTCTTCTACTACATCCAGCGGGCCTACCTCCGCACCTCCCGTCAGCTACGTCTCTTGGACCTCGAGGAGAAAGCTCCCATCTA CACACACTTCCTCGAGACTCTCTCGGGCCTCCCAACCCTCCGCGCCCACGCCCTCACCCACGCCACTATAACCCGCTCCCATGCCCTTATCGACCGCTCCCAGCGGCCCTTTtacatcctcctcctcacccaGCAGTGGctcaccctcgtcctcgacctcgcaaccgccgccctcgccgtcctcgtcgtcggcgtcgccgtccacCTGCGCGCCACCGCATCTATTGGCCTCACGGGTGTTTCTCTTGTCCAGCTCATCTCCTTCACTGAGACCCTCAAAATGCTGATCCAGTTCTGGACCTCTCTCGAGACTtccatcggcgccgtcgcgcgCATCAAAAACTTCTCCGAGGAGAcagccgacgaggtcgaagacaACCGTCTGACACGGCACGACCGGGCATTGGAGACGGACCTGAAGAGCGGCTGGCCAGACAGGGGGGCCATAGAGATTTGCGACGTTTCCGCGTCTTACGACGCAACCGGCCCAGGCGAAGACGGAAAAACTGCCGCGACGAGAGCCCTGGAcggcatctccatctccatccgtCCCGGCGAGAAGATCGGCGTCGTGGGCCGCACGGGAAGCGGCAAGTCCTCCCTTCTACTCGCCCTTATGCGCCTCCTGCCGTTGTCCTCCGGGACTATATCGATCGACGGGAGGCCCATCGACTCTTTGCCCCTCCTGCCCCTGCGGTCGGCCCTCATTGCCATCACCCAAGACCAGTTTATCCTTCCTGGGACGGTGCGACAGAACCTCGACCCCCTTGGCACGGcatccgccgccggggacgCCGCGGTCGAGTCGGCGCTCgcgcgcctcggcctctgGGACACAATCCGAGACAACGGCGGGCTGGAcgccgagttcgccgaggAGGCACTGAGCCACGGGCAGAGACAGCTGTTCTTCTTCGCGAGGGCCATCTTGAGGAGGCACGTAGGACGGGTGGTTCTCCTAGACGAGGCGACGAGCAG CATCGACGCCCACACCGAGAAGATGGTCAGAGACCTCGTCCGCGAAGAGTTCAACGACCAcaccgtcatcgccatcgctcATCGTCTGGACACGGTCGCCGACTTCGATCGCGTCGTGGTGCTGGACAAGGGCCGCgttgtcgaggtcggcaacCCCCAGGACCTCTTGCTACAGGCAGATGGAAGGTTCAGGGAGCTCTGGGATGCCAGCAGACAGCACGGAAGACACGACGATGCTTAG